In Thermospira aquatica, the following proteins share a genomic window:
- a CDS encoding ABC transporter ATP-binding protein yields MLEVRQVTKRYGQFEAVSDISFSVEKGRIVAFLGPNGAGKTTTMRMITGYMPPTSGTILLNGVDVFEDPETCKRQIGYLPENPPLYPELTVLEYLEFVANIKGVEKTKKDAAIEEAIEKTNLQDRRYTLIGQLSKGLKQRVGIAGAVVNHPALLILDEPTVGLDPLQVIEIRNLIKQLAKEEGRTVMLSTHILAEAEEICEQVIIIHNGRIMASESIEKLKAGLQERFHIRVEVKRSPETLVDILPGIEGVESVQPNEDGAVIVATRDAREEIAERIIQRGLGLIGLSLATDDLESVFLKLVR; encoded by the coding sequence ATGCTGGAAGTTCGTCAGGTCACGAAACGTTACGGCCAATTTGAGGCTGTTTCAGATATCTCTTTTTCCGTGGAAAAGGGGCGTATTGTGGCTTTTCTTGGACCAAACGGTGCGGGGAAAACAACTACCATGCGCATGATTACGGGCTATATGCCTCCAACGAGTGGAACTATTTTGCTCAATGGGGTAGATGTGTTTGAAGATCCCGAAACTTGCAAGCGCCAGATAGGGTATCTCCCTGAAAATCCCCCACTTTATCCTGAATTAACAGTTCTGGAGTATCTCGAGTTTGTGGCAAATATCAAAGGAGTGGAAAAAACAAAAAAAGACGCAGCTATTGAAGAAGCTATCGAAAAGACGAATCTTCAGGACCGGCGCTATACACTGATTGGACAGCTCTCCAAGGGACTTAAGCAGCGGGTGGGTATTGCAGGTGCTGTGGTGAATCATCCTGCTTTGTTGATTCTTGATGAACCTACCGTTGGGCTTGATCCTCTTCAGGTGATTGAGATTCGCAATCTCATTAAACAACTCGCCAAGGAAGAAGGGAGAACAGTCATGCTCTCTACCCATATTCTTGCGGAAGCGGAAGAGATCTGTGAACAGGTTATTATTATTCATAATGGTCGGATCATGGCAAGTGAGTCTATCGAAAAACTCAAGGCTGGTCTTCAGGAGCGATTCCATATTCGTGTTGAAGTGAAGAGGAGTCCAGAAACTCTTGTGGATATTCTTCCGGGAATCGAGGGGGTAGAGAGTGTTCAGCCAAACGAGGATGGGGCTGTTATTGTAGCTACACGTGATGCTCGGGAGGAGATCGCTGAGAGGATTATCCAGAGGGGGCTGGGGCTTATCGGGCTTTCCCTGGCTACTGATGATCTCGAGAGCGTGTTTCTTAAACTTGTTAGATAA
- a CDS encoding ABC transporter permease — MWSVFQKELKIYFSSILGYGVLTLYLLIGGIFFIISYATPVGISSFTGFFSVMNSTILFVIPFLTLRTVAEEYRYGTMELLFTSPLSSWEIVLGKFLASFVFAGIAVTLLLIYPISLSFYAPVEWGMVLSGYVGMLLSVGFFIALGILASSLTQNLVIAGILSFGFFVVLVSFSSVAMVSQEIVSAIFRELSYYTHYQQFVQGVIRWVDLLYFVLGTFLWLYLTEWRLSSRVWK; from the coding sequence ATGTGGAGTGTTTTTCAAAAAGAGCTTAAAATCTACTTTTCTTCAATTCTTGGTTATGGGGTTTTGACTCTCTATCTTTTGATAGGGGGTATATTTTTTATTATTTCTTATGCTACGCCTGTTGGTATTAGTTCTTTTACGGGCTTTTTTTCGGTGATGAATAGTACCATTCTCTTTGTTATACCTTTTCTTACCCTGAGAACGGTTGCGGAAGAGTATCGCTACGGGACCATGGAGCTTCTCTTTACCTCTCCATTATCAAGCTGGGAGATTGTTCTGGGGAAGTTTCTCGCGAGTTTTGTGTTTGCGGGTATTGCGGTAACACTTCTTTTAATTTATCCTATTTCTCTGAGTTTTTATGCTCCTGTGGAATGGGGTATGGTGCTTTCCGGGTATGTGGGGATGCTTCTCTCTGTAGGTTTTTTTATAGCTTTGGGTATTCTTGCCTCTAGTCTCACCCAGAACCTTGTCATCGCAGGGATCCTCTCATTTGGTTTTTTTGTGGTGCTGGTAAGTTTTTCCTCAGTGGCTATGGTTTCTCAGGAGATAGTGTCTGCTATTTTTCGAGAACTTTCGTATTATACACACTACCAGCAGTTTGTTCAGGGAGTGATTCGATGGGTAGATCTCTTGTACTTTGTGCTTGGGACATTTCTCTGGTTGTATCTTACTGAATGGCGCCTATCTTCCCGAGTATGGAAATAA
- a CDS encoding GldG family protein translates to MKKLSLVVGSIFLVLIVGHWISWILWGTKSVIFTVFLITEVLLAFTALILFKDVWIRWLKKSRTQTGIQKMIEFFVVVAVMVFLYLLVNQHQGRLDLTAQGLYRLSPETLTTLKALTNELSIVCFRPDAASGPVIEYQENLLKTYKAKSKYIRLTFVDPIKNPVQASEYKLKEEISTFFEYGGNRVAVNVRDIMEQDAQTGKMNYRGEEAFTSAIKSLLDSDVRKAYLLAGHGEFSPSETGYKGYADFFTALNQDMVEWKSLDLTKFIEIPKNASLLIIGHPTHTFSVDELDTIKDYIDNGGNILAFVEHDTTILMQDLLKEFGVYFLPNIVIEEENYIPQLGNTVFSPRLIPHSITDPLLKRKLPVVVGVATALTATKETNIGNISLEITPLLLSSKTSYAERNLESLKNRKTVKDKEDWEGPLPLGYAVVRRKLQVFRGLEGAITNTVESRLVVLGDADMANNAYIAQWANKDFLLNAVNFLLQRERKITLRPKNPLIAEYQLTSTDQAILISVAILLVLGYGVAGVLVISQRRKRIKV, encoded by the coding sequence ATGAAAAAACTTTCACTTGTTGTGGGAAGTATTTTTCTTGTTTTGATCGTGGGACACTGGATCAGCTGGATTCTCTGGGGGACAAAGAGCGTGATTTTTACAGTTTTCTTGATTACAGAGGTACTTCTTGCTTTTACTGCTCTTATCCTCTTTAAGGATGTGTGGATCCGCTGGCTTAAAAAAAGTCGTACCCAAACAGGGATTCAAAAGATGATAGAATTTTTTGTAGTGGTGGCGGTGATGGTGTTTCTCTATCTTCTGGTAAATCAGCATCAGGGGAGACTGGATCTCACAGCTCAGGGGCTTTACCGACTCTCTCCAGAAACGCTTACGACCCTCAAGGCTTTGACGAATGAGCTCTCAATCGTGTGTTTTCGTCCTGATGCGGCGAGTGGACCGGTGATTGAATACCAGGAAAATCTTCTTAAAACCTATAAAGCCAAAAGTAAGTATATCCGGCTTACGTTTGTGGATCCCATCAAGAATCCTGTCCAGGCCTCAGAGTATAAACTTAAGGAAGAGATAAGCACATTTTTTGAATATGGCGGTAATCGTGTAGCGGTGAATGTTCGTGATATCATGGAGCAGGATGCTCAAACAGGTAAGATGAATTATCGAGGAGAGGAGGCGTTCACCTCGGCTATCAAGAGTCTTCTTGACAGTGATGTGCGTAAAGCGTATCTTCTTGCAGGGCATGGGGAATTCTCTCCTTCCGAAACGGGTTATAAAGGGTATGCAGACTTTTTTACCGCCCTGAACCAGGATATGGTCGAATGGAAGTCCCTCGATCTCACAAAGTTCATTGAGATACCAAAAAATGCTTCTCTTCTCATTATAGGACATCCTACACATACCTTTTCAGTTGATGAACTTGATACTATCAAAGACTATATCGATAACGGTGGGAATATTCTGGCTTTTGTAGAACATGATACCACCATCCTTATGCAGGATCTTCTCAAGGAATTCGGGGTCTATTTTCTTCCTAATATTGTGATTGAGGAGGAAAATTATATTCCCCAGCTTGGGAATACCGTTTTCTCCCCAAGGCTTATTCCCCATTCTATCACAGATCCCCTGTTGAAAAGAAAACTTCCTGTGGTTGTAGGAGTAGCGACAGCATTGACGGCGACAAAGGAAACAAATATCGGCAATATTTCTCTTGAGATCACTCCCCTCCTTCTCAGTTCAAAAACCTCCTATGCAGAACGGAATCTTGAGTCCCTCAAGAATCGAAAAACAGTGAAAGATAAAGAGGATTGGGAGGGGCCTCTTCCTCTCGGCTACGCTGTGGTACGACGAAAGCTCCAGGTTTTTCGTGGTCTTGAGGGGGCTATTACCAATACGGTAGAGTCTCGACTGGTAGTTTTGGGGGATGCTGATATGGCGAATAATGCTTATATTGCTCAGTGGGCAAACAAGGATTTTCTTCTTAATGCAGTGAATTTTCTCCTTCAAAGGGAGAGGAAGATTACGTTACGGCCTAAAAATCCCTTGATTGCTGAATATCAGCTTACCTCGACGGATCAGGCGATTCTCATATCGGTGGCCATTCTTCTTGTTTTGGGTTATGGAGTGGCGGGGGTGTTGGTTATCTCCCAGAGAAGAAAGAGAATCAAGGTTTGA
- a CDS encoding glycosyltransferase family 2 protein has translation MHPTERIPIAHLLEGRLLSIIMPFYNEGRVIVENVRSVLHACEEMGLAVEVVAVDDGSTDDGYQKLLQAYRHDMRVVPIRNETNFGKGWALKTGYEFSRGEFVLFLDSDLELSPWHLPQFFHRLFESQADVVIGSKLHPESIVNYPFMRRVLSLGYYGIIRLLFRLPVMDTQTGIKLFKREALEYALPRTLVKRFAFDIELLVVMISKGFRVIPAPIFLHFNRQGIGNIRLRTIWNIFFDTMAVVYRFYILRYYQRELGPSVRYRYRVVLFSGGMNEQEHKNLMRYLSLPYVEYDVVLLGEKAPDVSHPKLSWIEAKEVLFSERLLAHPEFMSPERDLYLFGTLAFSPDQKIFLNTGRLLSLEDVGMVGGWVMVAPDETTQGRFFYHVVRSTLLNGPLAYRYKHGVQKKVSELGLEGMFVKREVLDQWHQLAPQLSGDKYEHQLSLACEKLQKDILYSPDIIMFGYFPQSFHELLDWLKGRARIRAHQREGLFWWYVLIGALMALWVLALCAPWFSYFLLLPWGVYYTFVLLVWPLSSPERGIRKLFQGAVLAISQIVYIWYFVFQRITRHSHYHYQKRS, from the coding sequence ATGCACCCTACGGAAAGGATTCCTATCGCCCATCTTCTTGAGGGGCGACTTCTCTCTATTATTATGCCCTTCTATAACGAAGGAAGGGTGATTGTTGAAAATGTGCGCTCTGTTCTGCATGCTTGTGAGGAGATGGGGCTTGCTGTAGAAGTGGTGGCGGTGGATGATGGATCTACCGATGATGGCTACCAAAAACTTCTCCAGGCGTATCGTCATGATATGCGTGTGGTACCCATACGAAACGAAACCAACTTCGGAAAGGGATGGGCACTCAAAACGGGGTATGAGTTTTCTCGTGGGGAGTTTGTTCTCTTTTTGGATTCCGATCTGGAGCTTTCTCCATGGCATTTGCCTCAATTTTTCCATAGGCTTTTTGAGAGCCAGGCCGATGTGGTGATTGGGAGTAAGCTTCATCCTGAGTCGATAGTAAATTATCCCTTCATGAGGCGTGTGTTGAGTCTTGGGTATTATGGGATTATTCGATTGCTTTTTCGTCTCCCTGTTATGGATACCCAGACAGGGATCAAGCTTTTTAAGCGTGAGGCGCTTGAGTATGCCCTTCCAAGAACCCTGGTGAAACGTTTTGCCTTTGATATTGAACTGCTGGTCGTGATGATCAGTAAGGGTTTTCGGGTTATTCCGGCTCCTATTTTTCTCCACTTTAATCGCCAGGGGATAGGTAATATCCGTCTCCGTACGATCTGGAATATCTTTTTTGATACAATGGCGGTAGTGTACCGTTTTTATATCCTGAGGTATTATCAGCGGGAATTGGGACCATCGGTTCGCTACCGCTATAGGGTGGTGCTTTTTTCAGGGGGTATGAATGAACAGGAACATAAGAATTTGATGCGTTATCTTTCCCTTCCTTATGTCGAGTATGATGTGGTGCTTCTGGGAGAGAAAGCGCCGGATGTTTCTCATCCAAAACTTTCCTGGATTGAGGCGAAAGAGGTCTTGTTTTCTGAGAGGCTACTTGCCCATCCAGAGTTTATGTCCCCGGAGAGGGATCTGTATCTGTTTGGTACCCTGGCTTTTTCTCCAGATCAGAAGATCTTTCTCAATACGGGCAGGCTTCTTTCTCTTGAGGATGTGGGTATGGTAGGGGGATGGGTAATGGTGGCTCCCGATGAAACGACTCAGGGGAGGTTTTTTTATCATGTTGTAAGAAGTACGTTGCTTAACGGTCCTCTGGCGTATCGTTATAAGCATGGGGTCCAGAAAAAGGTGAGTGAATTGGGACTTGAGGGAATGTTTGTGAAACGAGAAGTCCTTGATCAGTGGCACCAACTTGCTCCGCAACTTTCCGGCGATAAGTATGAACATCAACTCTCGCTTGCTTGTGAGAAACTACAAAAGGACATTCTCTATTCTCCGGATATAATTATGTTTGGCTACTTTCCTCAGAGTTTTCATGAGCTTTTGGATTGGTTAAAGGGTCGGGCAAGGATCCGTGCTCATCAGAGGGAGGGGCTTTTTTGGTGGTATGTTCTTATAGGGGCTTTGATGGCTCTGTGGGTATTGGCCCTTTGTGCTCCCTGGTTTTCTTACTTTCTTCTTCTGCCGTGGGGGGTGTACTATACCTTTGTACTGTTGGTTTGGCCTCTCTCGAGTCCTGAGAGGGGCATCCGTAAGCTTTTTCAGGGGGCTGTACTTGCTATTTCTCAAATAGTGTATATATGGTATTTTGTTTTCCAAAGGATAACACGCCATAGCCACTATCATTATCAAAAAAGATCGTGA
- a CDS encoding CTP synthase, with protein MEHKKYIFVTGGVCSSLGKGITAASIGALLKAAGYKVNMMKIDPYLNVDAGTMSPFQHGEVFVTIDGAETDLDLGNYERFLQIQTTQANSLTTGQVYKHVIDAERRGEYLGKTVQVIPHITDEIKRRIRLCDEGKNSDIVIVELGGTVGDIEGLPFLEAIRQFAIEEGRNHVKFLHLTLVPMIAGSGELKTKPTQHSVKELMSMGIQPDFLFCRADVMLPDALKSKIALFCNIDESCIFSAVNVESTIYEVPLLFHQQGADRIILEKLGLPYRKPNLASWEKIVNTSKTAQKTVQIAMVGKYVTLEDTYKSVDAALKHGGLPHECQVKILKIDAEDYEAEDYDAEKGILYRASAEYFNNQLLPRIVSELDRAFMKSVYEKEVTKNTYLLSPDIKEDDKKRVIRILKECGFSGVIPKTIDGILIPGGFGNRGIEGKIKAIYYGRTHLIPTFGICLGMQCMVIEYARNMCGLTEAHSTEFAPATSQPVIDLLDNLKGVKYMGGTMRKGGSKCTLMPKTRIQGIYNTSSIVERHRHRYEVNPEYVELFQSKGLVISGRAENDLVETIELPDHPWFIGTQFHPEFQSSPLAPHPLFVSFIKAALEYQAKKGK; from the coding sequence ATGGAACACAAGAAATATATTTTTGTTACAGGTGGGGTATGTTCTTCTCTTGGCAAGGGGATTACCGCTGCTTCTATTGGAGCTCTTCTCAAAGCGGCAGGGTACAAAGTAAACATGATGAAGATCGATCCCTATCTCAATGTCGATGCAGGAACGATGAGTCCTTTTCAGCATGGGGAGGTGTTTGTCACGATTGATGGTGCAGAGACAGACCTGGATCTGGGGAACTACGAACGCTTTTTGCAGATTCAGACAACCCAGGCAAATAGTCTCACCACAGGGCAAGTTTACAAACATGTGATTGATGCGGAGAGACGCGGGGAGTATCTGGGGAAAACTGTCCAGGTTATTCCTCATATTACGGATGAGATCAAACGGAGAATCCGTCTCTGTGACGAGGGCAAAAACTCGGATATTGTGATTGTAGAGCTTGGGGGAACGGTTGGAGATATCGAGGGGCTACCCTTTCTGGAGGCTATTCGTCAGTTTGCCATTGAAGAGGGGCGAAATCATGTGAAATTTCTTCATCTCACCCTTGTTCCGATGATCGCTGGCTCAGGAGAGCTGAAGACGAAGCCTACCCAGCATTCGGTGAAAGAACTCATGTCGATGGGCATCCAGCCGGATTTTCTTTTTTGTCGGGCGGACGTGATGCTTCCCGATGCTCTCAAGAGTAAGATAGCTCTTTTCTGTAACATTGATGAATCCTGTATCTTTTCTGCTGTGAATGTGGAATCAACTATCTATGAGGTTCCTCTTTTGTTTCATCAACAGGGGGCAGATCGCATCATTCTAGAAAAATTGGGGCTCCCCTATCGTAAACCCAATCTTGCTTCCTGGGAAAAGATCGTAAACACCTCCAAAACAGCTCAAAAAACGGTTCAGATTGCCATGGTAGGAAAGTATGTGACTCTCGAAGATACCTACAAGTCTGTAGATGCGGCCCTGAAACATGGAGGGCTTCCTCATGAGTGCCAGGTCAAAATTCTCAAAATAGATGCGGAGGATTATGAGGCAGAGGACTACGATGCTGAGAAGGGAATACTCTACCGTGCATCGGCGGAGTATTTCAATAATCAGCTTCTTCCTCGTATTGTAAGCGAACTGGATAGAGCTTTTATGAAGTCTGTGTATGAGAAAGAGGTGACCAAGAACACCTACCTTCTCTCACCGGATATCAAAGAGGATGATAAAAAGCGGGTCATAAGAATTTTGAAAGAGTGTGGATTTAGTGGAGTAATTCCTAAAACCATTGATGGGATCCTCATTCCTGGCGGGTTTGGTAATCGCGGCATTGAGGGAAAAATTAAAGCTATCTATTATGGACGTACGCATCTTATTCCGACTTTTGGTATTTGTTTGGGTATGCAATGTATGGTCATTGAGTATGCGAGGAATATGTGTGGGCTTACAGAAGCGCATTCTACCGAGTTTGCGCCGGCAACGAGTCAACCAGTGATTGATCTTTTGGATAATCTCAAGGGGGTGAAATACATGGGTGGAACCATGCGCAAAGGGGGAAGTAAGTGTACTTTAATGCCTAAAACCCGAATTCAAGGTATTTATAATACCTCTTCTATTGTAGAAAGGCATCGCCATCGCTATGAGGTAAATCCTGAGTATGTGGAACTTTTCCAATCAAAAGGATTGGTGATCTCAGGAAGGGCAGAGAATGATCTTGTGGAGACCATAGAGCTTCCAGACCATCCCTGGTTTATTGGAACCCAGTTTCATCCTGAGTTCCAGTCTTCTCCGCTTGCGCCTCATCCATTGTTTGTTTCTTTTATCAAGGCGGCTCTGGAGTATCAGGCCAAAAAGGGGAAATAG
- the panC gene encoding pantoate--beta-alanine ligase, translating to MQVIEKVREMQELARQWRREGYSIGFVPTMGALHEGHLSLVREARKHHDRVVVSIFVNPLQFGPSEDYNRYPRTFEEDKALLIAEGVDVIFFPSVEDLYPQNYQTYVTLERLPEHLCGLSRPGHFRGVATVVTKLFNIVMPHEAYFGKKDYQQFRIIERMVQDLNMDLKVTPMPIVREHDGLAMSSRNRYLTPQERQKALILFRSLELASDRIQKGERDAFRLTQEIRKFIQREVSEARIDYVSFVDAKTLEDIKTLSGHVLLALAVFIGTTRLIDNREFFLED from the coding sequence ATGCAGGTTATAGAAAAGGTTCGCGAAATGCAAGAGCTTGCCAGACAGTGGCGGCGTGAAGGGTATTCGATAGGGTTTGTTCCTACCATGGGCGCATTGCACGAGGGACACCTCTCGCTTGTTCGAGAGGCAAGAAAACACCACGACAGAGTGGTGGTGAGTATCTTTGTTAATCCCCTCCAGTTTGGGCCGAGTGAGGATTACAATCGCTATCCCCGTACTTTTGAGGAAGACAAAGCGTTGCTTATTGCGGAGGGTGTGGATGTGATTTTTTTTCCCTCTGTAGAGGATCTGTATCCTCAAAACTATCAGACCTATGTAACGCTTGAACGTCTTCCCGAGCATCTCTGTGGCCTTTCACGACCTGGGCACTTTCGTGGTGTGGCCACGGTGGTCACCAAGCTTTTTAACATTGTCATGCCTCATGAGGCATATTTTGGAAAAAAGGATTATCAGCAGTTTCGTATCATTGAACGAATGGTCCAGGATCTTAACATGGACCTCAAAGTGACTCCTATGCCTATTGTTCGTGAACATGATGGCCTGGCTATGAGTTCTCGAAATCGTTACCTTACTCCCCAAGAGAGACAAAAGGCTTTAATTCTTTTTCGGAGTCTGGAACTTGCCTCTGACCGTATTCAAAAAGGAGAAAGGGATGCCTTTCGTCTTACTCAGGAGATTCGAAAGTTTATCCAGAGAGAGGTGAGTGAGGCTCGTATTGATTATGTCTCTTTTGTGGATGCGAAAACGTTAGAGGATATAAAAACCCTCTCCGGGCATGTTCTCCTTGCCCTGGCAGTATTTATTGGGACCACCCGCCTTATTGATAACCGGGAATTTTTTCTTGAGGATTAA
- the dut gene encoding dUTP diphosphatase, with protein sequence MQIKIQKLHPKAILPQYKTEYAAGADLSACLDTPLSITPGEIVAIPTGIAIEIPPGYEGQVRPRSSLGKLGLSIPNAPGTIDSDYRGEVKVLLVNLSREPHTIYPGDRIAQLVIAPVVRGEFYWTSDLSPTSRGTGGFGSTGRNDAFQG encoded by the coding sequence ATGCAGATAAAGATACAGAAACTTCATCCCAAGGCTATTCTTCCCCAGTACAAGACTGAATATGCTGCAGGCGCTGACCTCAGTGCTTGTCTTGATACGCCGTTATCGATTACACCCGGAGAGATAGTAGCTATTCCTACAGGGATAGCCATAGAGATTCCCCCTGGCTATGAGGGACAGGTGAGGCCGAGAAGTAGTCTGGGTAAACTCGGGCTTTCCATACCAAACGCTCCCGGGACGATTGATTCGGATTACCGTGGTGAGGTAAAGGTTTTGTTGGTCAATCTTTCACGAGAACCTCATACGATTTACCCGGGGGACAGAATTGCCCAGCTCGTGATAGCCCCTGTGGTGAGAGGGGAGTTTTATTGGACTTCAGATCTTTCGCCAACCTCTCGTGGCACAGGCGGATTTGGGAGTACAGGGAGGAACGATGCTTTTCAAGGATGA
- the obgE gene encoding GTPase ObgE, with product MLFKDEVEIWVTAGKGGDGSKSFRREKYISKGGPDGGDGGDGGNIVFLVNPHLRTLSHIHNRQKFYAENGENGKRKQMHGRNGEDKVIEVPPGTVVWDVETGNQLADLTEPWNKTIIAHGGRGGRGNVHFKSATNQTPFYAESGKPGESYHLRLELKMIAHIGLVGFPNAGKSTLISRLTNARPKIANYPFTTLEPHVGVMTLDDAYTSVLIADIPGLIEGAHRGKGLGIEFLKHIERTKVLLFVLDVTDEPEKHFNVLREELKAYSEKLYQRPFLIALNKKDLLSEEPSQREQFFSRIAPCFLISALTGEGLKELKIALYQAYQQEEQKEFPDDTSSSQR from the coding sequence ATGCTTTTCAAGGATGAGGTGGAGATCTGGGTTACCGCCGGCAAAGGCGGAGACGGCTCGAAAAGTTTTCGTCGAGAAAAGTATATTTCCAAAGGTGGGCCAGATGGAGGGGATGGAGGTGACGGGGGAAATATTGTTTTTCTGGTGAATCCCCATCTTCGCACGCTTTCGCATATCCACAACCGGCAGAAATTTTACGCAGAGAATGGAGAGAACGGGAAACGGAAACAGATGCACGGAAGAAATGGTGAGGATAAGGTGATAGAAGTTCCACCGGGGACGGTTGTCTGGGATGTGGAAACAGGCAACCAGCTTGCCGATCTTACTGAACCCTGGAATAAAACTATTATTGCGCATGGGGGTCGTGGTGGCCGGGGAAATGTGCACTTCAAAAGCGCTACCAACCAAACCCCTTTTTATGCTGAGTCGGGAAAACCGGGAGAAAGCTACCATCTTCGACTTGAGTTAAAGATGATAGCTCATATTGGGCTTGTTGGATTTCCCAATGCCGGGAAATCCACCCTCATCTCGCGCTTGACCAATGCTCGTCCCAAGATTGCTAACTATCCCTTTACCACGCTTGAGCCTCATGTGGGTGTGATGACTTTAGATGATGCCTATACGAGTGTTCTCATTGCTGATATTCCCGGGCTTATTGAGGGAGCCCATCGGGGAAAGGGGTTAGGGATAGAGTTTCTTAAACATATTGAACGAACAAAGGTGCTCCTCTTTGTGCTTGACGTGACGGATGAGCCAGAGAAACATTTCAACGTTCTTCGAGAAGAGCTTAAGGCATATTCAGAAAAGCTTTACCAGCGTCCTTTTCTCATAGCCCTGAATAAAAAGGATCTTCTCTCAGAAGAACCGTCACAACGTGAACAGTTTTTTAGCAGGATAGCTCCCTGTTTTCTTATCTCTGCTCTCACAGGTGAAGGGCTAAAAGAACTCAAGATAGCCCTCTATCAAGCCTACCAGCAAGAAGAACAAAAGGAGTTCCCGGATGATACTTCCTCTTCCCAGCGGTGA
- the proB gene encoding glutamate 5-kinase yields the protein MILPLPSGEKLSLRRVVIKLGTKQITDTRQLNEENIERLIDEVMRLRQQGVQCVLVVSGAIGMARYAMGMGEREFTLAEKQALAGVGQGLLMSFFAEKFQKRKTWIGQVLLTHYIFDNRKTYLNARNTLNTMLEMGIIPVINENDSVATDEIQFGDNDRLGAYVSVMVGADLYIMLTDIDGLYAYFGTPQQRLIPVVRGIQQVARYAQKQQENFSRGGMITKLQAAKITTTAGIPAVIANGFRPGVLEEIFGGLQTGTIFLPSGKTINYRKRWISSKKMKGKLVVDQGAKQALLKHKSLLAAGIVAVEGDFKEGDTVLVVGPEGEEIGLGIVNYESREIEKIKGRKSEEIAILLGKNKVNTVIHCDNMVLYGEEEYGSYSGD from the coding sequence ATGATACTTCCTCTTCCCAGCGGTGAAAAACTTTCTCTTCGTCGTGTGGTGATTAAGCTCGGAACAAAACAGATCACGGATACCCGCCAGCTCAACGAGGAGAATATCGAACGTCTCATCGATGAGGTGATGAGGCTTCGGCAGCAAGGGGTACAATGTGTTCTTGTGGTAAGTGGGGCTATCGGCATGGCACGCTATGCGATGGGAATGGGAGAAAGGGAATTCACCCTTGCTGAAAAGCAGGCTCTTGCAGGAGTAGGGCAGGGGCTTTTGATGTCTTTTTTTGCAGAGAAGTTTCAGAAACGAAAGACGTGGATTGGGCAGGTTCTTCTTACCCATTATATTTTTGACAATCGCAAAACCTACCTCAACGCAAGAAATACCCTCAATACCATGCTCGAGATGGGGATTATTCCTGTGATCAATGAAAACGATTCAGTAGCAACAGATGAAATCCAGTTTGGGGATAATGATCGGCTTGGGGCATACGTCAGTGTGATGGTAGGAGCAGACCTCTACATTATGCTCACCGATATTGACGGGTTGTATGCTTATTTTGGGACACCGCAGCAGAGGCTTATCCCGGTGGTGAGGGGTATTCAACAGGTGGCTCGTTATGCCCAGAAACAGCAGGAAAACTTCAGCCGGGGTGGTATGATAACAAAACTCCAGGCGGCAAAGATTACCACAACCGCAGGTATTCCTGCAGTGATTGCAAACGGTTTTCGTCCGGGAGTGCTGGAGGAGATTTTTGGTGGGTTACAGACGGGGACGATTTTTCTCCCCTCGGGAAAAACCATCAACTATCGGAAACGCTGGATCTCTTCTAAAAAGATGAAAGGAAAGCTTGTGGTAGACCAGGGGGCAAAACAGGCTCTCCTCAAGCATAAGAGCCTTTTGGCTGCTGGGATTGTTGCTGTGGAAGGTGATTTCAAGGAGGGAGATACTGTCCTGGTTGTAGGTCCGGAGGGGGAGGAGATCGGACTTGGGATTGTCAATTATGAGAGTCGAGAGATAGAAAAAATCAAGGGGAGAAAATCTGAGGAGATAGCCATTCTTCTCGGGAAAAACAAGGTAAATACGGTTATTCACTGCGATAATATGGTTCTCTACGGGGAGGAAGAATATGGCTCATATTCGGGAGATTGA